Proteins encoded within one genomic window of Triticum aestivum cultivar Chinese Spring chromosome 2D, IWGSC CS RefSeq v2.1, whole genome shotgun sequence:
- the LOC123052552 gene encoding tRNA wybutosine-synthesizing protein 2/3/4: protein MDFARRKAAALAALSSPAPDKSPKGGVDAPIAPLLDALNSNADLFTTSSCSGRISVLAQPSPQSQAADPKPKKKARGGGWLYISHDPADPDAVVELLFGGTGCGERGGGDELVFRFEPMIVAVECRDAAAAAALVAAAIGAGFRESGITSLQRRAMVAIRCSIRMEVPLGLTNELVVSPEYIRYLVRIANCKMEANKKRMDGFLDVLQSKGLPGISGLQVRTKKDDHSLGSEVQASLNQSVQTHDELLVTEKRRDSYNCDAGTKGDCGIGENSIEGSYYENRDAVRNNIAKHGFGNAERLMHEGKLSASSGIRSSHLSITELKISGEPVEKLFLWGQSACAFTIGGKQQVLTFGGFGGPGRHSRRNYSLLLDRTSGLLKEINVKDSPSPRMGHTTTAVGNHIYAVGGRAGPSEILGDVWVLQSTENRWSRVECSGDIFHPRHRHAAAAAALKIYVFGGLSNEGIYSCLNILDTESMRWNVISAAGEWPCARHSHSLVSYGSTLFMFGGHDGQRALNDFYSFDTTTLSWNKEITSGRTPSPRFSHCMFIYKHYIGILGGCPIRENNQEIALLHLKHRVWFHVSIPALGQCLCVRSSSVVTDDDLVVIGGGASCYAFGTKFCQPVKIDLHLLESVFELAYKKNDNAVQSWDATYTMDLKEREQNGTFISHKVKSMVDAATNGIAGSDPLVFQLEKKYAKLAKDILKKFGWLDLARKVRVSQDNVLVLFPVSRNFHTLVTDQHSKLLDDDSCISKGLLGCPEKKLIGDSIALHEALEILSSFHGSFLKDELALSRKAYKSPQIIMRELISSLLERKGMPSWLLEQLPTRWETLGDITVLPKTCFKDLLWESVREELWQLVAKSLGAQRLARQGKIMPNGTRDSTLELLVGDNGWVTHYENGISYSLDATKCMFSSGNRSEKLRMGQLDCRDEVVVDLFSGIGYFVLPFLVKANAKLVYACEWNPHALEALQRNVMDNHVADRCVILEGDNRLTAPKGVADRVCLGLIPSSECSWATAVRALRVGGGVLHIHGNVNDSDEARWLDNVVESISSIATARGLSWKVSLEHVERVKWYGPHIRHVVADVRCGSN, encoded by the exons ATGGACTTCGCTCGCCGGAAAGCGGCGGCGCTGGCCGCGCTCTCCTCGCCGGCGCCGGACAAGTCACCGAAAGGCGGCGTAGACGCCCCCATCGCCCCGCTCCTCGACGCGCTGAACTCCAACGCGGATCTCTTCACCACGTCCTCCTGCTCCGGCCGCATCTCAGTTCTCGCGCAGCCCTCGCCGCAGTCCCAAGCGGCCGACCCCAAGCCCAAGAAGAAGGCCCGGGGCGGCGGGTGGTTGTACATCTCGCACGACCCCGCTGACCCGGACGCAGTTGTAGAGCTCCTGTTCGGTGGGACTGGATGCGGAGAGAGGGGTGGAGGGGATGAGCTCGTGTTCAGGTTCGAGCCGATGATCGTGGCGGTGGAGTGCAGGGATGCTGCGGCAGCCGCGGCGCTCGTGGCCGCTGCAATCGGGGCGGGGTTCCGGGAGTCAG GTATCACAAGCTTGCAAAGACGGGCAATGGTAGCAATAAGATGTTCAATTCGCATGGAGGTGCCTCTTGGTCTGACAAATGAACTTGTTGTTTCTCCCGAGTACATCCGGTACCTTGTTAGAATTGCCAACTGTAAGATGGAGGCAAACAAGAAACGAATGGATGGCTTTCTAGACGTTTTGCAGTCAAAG GGTCTGCCAGGTATATCTGGGTTGCAAGTTCGTACCAAAAAAGACGATCATTCTTTGGGCTCTGAAGTTCAGGCGTCACTCAATCAGAGTGTACAAACACATGATGAACTGTTAGTTACGGAAAAGAGACGTGACAGCTATAATTGTGACGCTGGTACCAAAGGTGATTGTGGAATTGGTGAGAATTCAATAGAAGGGTCATATTATGAAAATCGAGATGCTGTACGCAACAACATTGCGAAGCATGGTTTTGGTAATGCTGAACG ATTAATGCATGAGGGAAAACTATCAGCATCATCGGGAATTAGAAGTTCCCATCTTTCTATTACTGAGTTGAAGATCAGTGGTGAACCAGTTGAGAAGCTCTTCTTATGGGGCCAATCTGCTTGTGCGTTTACTATTGGAGGAAAGCAGCAGGTCCTAACTTTCGGTGGTTTTGGAGGACCAGGAAGACATTCAAGAAGAAATTATTCCCTTCTGCTTGATCGCACATCTGGGTTGTTGAAGGAAATAAACGTTAAAGATTCACCTTCACCACGGATGGGTCATACAACTACTGCAGTAGGCAACCATATTTATGCTGTTGGAGGTAGGGCTGGTCCTTCAGAAATTCTTGGTGATGTCTGGGTTTTGCAAAGCACAGAAAATAGATGGTCAAGAGTAGAGTGCAGTGGGGATATTTTCCATCCTAG GCACCGACATGCTGCTGCAGCAGCAGCTTTGAAAATATATGTGTTTGGTGGACTCAGTAATGAAGGCATATATTCTTGTTTGAATATATTGGACACAGAAAGCATGCGATGGAATGTGATTTCTGCTGCTGGTGAATGGCCATGTGCTCGACATTCACATTCTCTGGTGTCTTATGGGTCAACACTGTTCATGTTTGGGGGTCATGATGGTCAGCGGGCACTGAATGATTTTTATAGTTTTGATACAACAACACTTAGTTGGAACAAAGAAATCACTAGCGGAAGAACTCCCTCTCCTAGATTTTCACATTGCATGTTCATCTATAAACACTATATTGGGATACTTGGTGGTTGCCCAATCAGAGAAAACAACCAAGAAATAGCATTGCTACACTTAAAGCATAGAGTCTGGTTCCATGTCTCCATTCCAGCTCTAGGTCAATGCCTTTGTGTGCGTAGCTCATCTGTTGTCACCGATGATGATCTTGTTGTTATTGGCGGTGGTGCATCTTGCTATGCATTTGGAACAAAATTTTGTCAACCAGTAAAAATTGATCTTCATTTGCTGGAGTCAGTATTTGAACTTGCTTACAAGAAAAACGACAATGCCGTACAGAGTTGGGATGCAACATATACAATGGATTTAAAAGAACGTGAGCAAAATGGCACCTTTATTAGTCATAAGGTGAAGTCAATGGTTGATGCTGCTACTAATGGTATTGCTGGTTCAGATCCTCTGGTTTTCCAATTGGAAAAGAAATATGCCAAATTAGCGAAGGATATTCTGAAAAAGTTTGGATGGTTGGACCTTGCTAGAAAAGTTCGAGTGAGCCAGGATAATGTCCTTGTTCTTTTTCCTGTTAGTAGAAACTTCCACACCTTAGTCACTGATCAACATTCCAAGTTGCTAGATGATGATTCATGTATCTCTAAAGGACTATTGGGATGTCCGGAAAAGAAGCTTATCGGTGATAGCATTGCTCTTCATGAAGCATTGGAAATACTATCATCGTTCCATGGTTCTTTTTTGAAAGATGAACTAGCTCTCAGCCGAAAAGCTTATAAATCTCCTCAAATCATCATGAGAGAACTTATATCTTCTCTACTGGAAAGAAAAGGAATGCCCTCTTGGTTGTTAGAGCAGCTGCCAACTAG GTGGGAAACCTTAGGTGATATCACCGTGCTTCCAAAGACTTGTTTTAAGGACCTGCTGTGGGAATCAGTTAGAGAAGAACTTTGGCAACTAGTTGCCAAGTCGCTTGGGGCGCAACGTCTTGCACGCCAA GGGAAAATCATGCCAAATGGCACAAGAGATAGTACATTAGAACTTCTTGTGGGTGATAATGGGTGGGTAACCCATTATGAAAATGGCATCTCTTATTCACTCGATGCAACAAAATGCATGTTTTCTTCTGGTAATCGCTCTGAGAAGCTTCGAATGGGACAGCTTGATTGTAGAGATGAAGTGGTTGTGGACTTGTTTTCCGGAATTGGATACTTTGTGCTCCCATTTCTTGTGAA GGCTAATGCGAAGTTGGTTTATGCATGTGAATGGAATCCACATGCTCTGGAGGCTCTTCAGCGGAATGTAATGGACAACCATGTAGCAGATCGATGCGTTATACTTGAAGGAGATAACCGTTTGACAGCACCAAAA GGGGTTGCTGATCGTGTTTGTCTTGGGCTGATACCCTCCAGTGAATGTAGCTGGGCTACTGCTGTTAGGGCTTTGAG GGTTGGCGGAGGCGTATTACATATACATGGGAACGTCAACGACTCAGATGAGGCGCGCTGGTTGGACAATGTTGTTGAATCCATCAGTAGCATTGCGACAGCTCGTG GACTGTCTTGGAAAGTCTCTCTGGAGCATGTCGAACGAGTCAAATGGTATGGGCCGCACATTCGACATGTCGTAGCTGATGTCAGATGCGGGTCAAACTGA